GAAGATTTCATTAAGGCTCTCAAGGTAAATGGAAAAGAATTTGGTTGTACCATGTCTGGAGGTTGATCATTACTCAAGAACACTATCAGATGTAAATGATATTGTGGTTGCTGTTATGATTAGTTTCTTTCATATGNTCATTGATCAATTTATGAAAACCCGTGTGCTGCTAAATGGTGATTTactgtattttcttttttagtctgaAAAGCAAGGTTTCATTAAGGCTCTCAAGGTAAATGGAAAAGAATTTGGTTGTACCATGTCTGGAGGTTGATCATTACTCAAGAACACTATCAGATGCAAATGATATTGTGGTTGCTGTCATGATTAGTTTCTTTCATATGAATACTTTGTTGTAGAAAGTTGACCTTTTCAGTTCCCAATAAGAGGGAACATTACGCCTCAGTATTTGCTCTTGCATTTCTTTCACAGGATTCAGTTGACTATGCAACACTAGGAGCTTCTTCTAAGTTGGCAGCCATTCTTACAACATACCCATTTCAGGTATGTTAGGGGTGTGATAAGTTTGTTCTTACTCTATTGTTGGGAATATGGGTTCGGAGAGTTTTGAGCATTATGCAGTACTCATCTCCATGTGCCAATTTGTTCTAACAATCTTTTACCCTGTGCTCCGTCACTTTTCTCTTTAactaattatgtatttatatgaAACCTTTTCAGGTTGTGCGATCCCGATTGCAGGTAACTGCCTTTCATATTACTGCCTTACGTGACACTTGATACAACTCTTCTCAGTAGACAAGCATCTAGTGGTGATTTTAGTTTTCTGTAGAGTAGTTAAAGGCCTATCTTCTCTCTAACAGCAACGACCAAGTACAACTGGAGTTCCAAGATACATGGATAGCTGGCATGTTGTGAAGGAAACTGCAAGGTCAGGATGAATTTCAGCCTTCTTTACAGCCTATGCACTTGATTAAATATACATGAACGCCAAACATTAAGTTGCTTTATATTTGAAATGTTTTCAGAATCTAAATGCAAGTTCATCGATTGCAACGCTGGCTTTCAGTATCAGGGAATCAAACTAACAAACAAAAGctgaagaaattcaaaattcttttttaagatcATTAAGTTTAGAAAAAGGTTTCTGGTTGATTATTGAACTCTTTAAAAGCAGACTTCAACTTAAAAGGATACGCGGGGGAAGCAAATTGTATGTTTCAAATTTTCCAAGTCTTCTCTCAATCCTAAATTTCTTCCATCCTGCCTCCATCCATCATCTAATACATACAATAGAAGTCATCAAAATGGTAGTAGAACCCCCTTATTGGTAAAACTACCCCTTAATTTTATCCTCTTATttcgttttctttttcttgttgagCTTACAGGTTTGAGGGCATACGAGGCTTCTACAGAGGTATCACAGCAAACGTGCTGAAAAATGCCCCTGCAGCTTCGATTACCTTCATTGTCTATGAGAATGTCCTAAACCTGCTAAAAATGTCTAGGAGAGAGTATTAGTTCTTTTCCATCCTTTTTGCCTCCCATTTCTTGTTGTAGCAATTAGGATTCTACACTATTGAAACTATTTTTGGAAAAAGTATACTCACAGATTTGACAGGAGTACAAATGGAAACAAGATGCCATTTAGGAGAATGTGAACAGGAGACAATTTAATGGCTGGAGTGGTGTAATTGTACAATATTTCTGGTCTTTGTAATTTATCAGAAACGAAATAATCGTTTGAGACTTTGTTCAAGTACTCACGAAAGTTTTAACTGCTGCTGTAGCAAGATTAATGGATGGAAGCTATGCTTCGACACCGAATAATACTGTATGTAAACCTTGTTACTGAAATGCATGTTAGTTGTTTGAAAGGTTGAGTGGAAGAAATGTATCAACGTTTTTCCTCTCTCGattaatttttgttcttatttgtgATAGCAATATTGATGCTCTGTAATTTTGGGCTGAGGATAAAATGTTCTAGTTGCATTGTACATGCTGCCAATTTTGTGAAAGAAAAAGTGTCTTGAGGAGTATAATTGCCAGTTCTCAAATGTTGATTTTATTTGAACTGTTATTATATTGGAATTGACAGAAGTAACGATGCATGCTTTAGCATCTTGAAGAAATTAATGTGAAAAGGTCAAGGACATGTGTTTATCGTTTAAACTGTGGTAAAAGAATAGACATCAAACTAACCTATCAAAAAAAGTTACGTATATGATATGAGGTAATTGCATCACAGCAACATTCCTGGCTCTTCAAAGAAGGATTGTGTAAAACATTTCTTTTTACACTGGTGAGTTGAGACGAGGTTAAGTTATTCATTATATACCAAAGGATCCTTCAGAACTAGTACTACCTATCGCATACCACAAAATCATTCTAgactatattttcttgtttgtgtAAAGAATTTCAAAACTTCCTTAAATTTCACGTCAAATCAAAATAGTAATGTAAAAGCAAAAACCCATGAAGAAAATACATTGTGTTTATGTNATACATACAATAGAAGTCATCAAAATGGTAGTAGAACCCCCTTATTGGTAAAACTACCCCTTAATTTTATCCTCTTATttcgttttctttttcttgttgagCTTACAGGTTTGAGGGCATACGAGGCTTCTACAGAGGTATCACAGCAAACGTGCTGAAAAATGCCCCTGCAGCTTCGATTACCTTCATTGTCTATGAGAATGTCCTAAACCTGCTAAAAATGTCTAGGAGAGAGTATTAGTTCTTTTCCATCCTTTTTGCCTCCCATTTCTTGTTGTAGCAATTAGGATTCTACACTATTGAAACTATTTTTGGAAAAAGTATACTCACAGATTTGACAGGAGTACAAATAGAAACAAGATGCCATTTAGGAGAATGTGAACAGGAGACAATTTAATGGCTGGTGTGGTGTAATTGTACTATATTTCTAGTCTTTGTAATTTATGAGAAAAGAAATAATCTTTTGAGACTTTGTTCAAGTACTCACGAAAGTTTAAACTGCTGCTGTAGCAAGAATTAATTGATGGAAGCTATGCTTCGACACCTAATAATACTGTATGTAAACCTTGTTACTGAAATGCATGTTGGTTGTTTGAAAGGTTTGAGTGGAAGAAATGTATCAACGTTTTTCCTCTCTCGATTAATCTTTGTTCTTATTTGCGATAGCAATATTGATGCTCTGTAATTTTGGGCTGAGGAAAAAATGTTCTAGTTGCATTGTACATGCTGCCAATTTTTTGAAAGAAGAAGTGTCTTGAGGAATAAATGACAGCCCAATTCTGAGTATAACAGGGTGCTTTCAGTTCAGCTTCAAATATATAATTGCCAGTTCtcaaatgtgattttgtttgaaCTGTTATTATATTGGAATTGACAGAAGTAACGATACATGCTTTACCAACTTGAAGAAATTAATGTGAAAAGGTCAAGGACATgtgttatcatttaaactattcCTGGCTCTTCGAAGAAGGATTGCGTAAAACATTCTTTTTACACTTTGTAAGTTGAGACGAGGTTAAGTTATTCATTTTATACCATAGGGATCTTTCTACCTATCACGTACAACAAAATCATTCTAGActatattttcttgattgtgtaAAAATTTTCTAAACTTCCTTAAATTTCACGTCAAGTCAAAACAGTATTTACTTTTGAATATAAATGTAAAAGCAAAAACACGGGAAGAAAATACATTGTttttacggaaaagggtcaaaaatacccttaaattATCCGAAATAGCTCATATTTATCCTTAAATTATATTTCGGCTCAAAACTTCCCTTCCCATCAAACTATTGGGTCAAAAGTACCCTTCTTATTAACGGAAGTTGTTAAATGCCATGTGGATGCCACATTGCATGCCAATATTAATTACTCTTTTTTCCACTGCCACATAGACTAAATTCCTAAATcctaattactatttttttttgcctcatttcattatttttcagaAACGATTGCACCCCTTCTCCCTCATTGAAGTTTCGTTTTTGTCCAAATTTTGTGATGTTTATTTCCAGATTTTACTTAATGTTTGGTAATGCATTTCTTTATTAGTTCTTTACTTAGTTTATGTCCAGCTTTTGTGAAGTTTATTTTCAGTTTCTCTATTTCTTCATTAGTTCTTTACTTAGTTTATTTCCAGCTATTGACCAACTCTGCTGGTTTTTAACTAACAACAAGCTAGTGGTGGGTTTTGTATTTGGAGTAGTGTGTTTTGTGCTCAACATGTTTTGTGTGAAGTTCAAATATTTGCTTCCACTGTTAAAGTTCCTCATTTTGCTAATTGGTTTATCAAGTTATGATTGTTGGTGTTTTATTGCTGAATGTTTTCTGGTTAGCGGTGATAAACTTTACTTGTTCAATAACATACTTCAATGAGGGAGAAGGGGTGAAATCGTTTCtggaaaataattaaatgaaggGGAAAAAGAGTAATTAAAATTTAGGGATTTAGTCTATCTggcaatgaaaaaaaaaagtaattagtATTGACATGCAATGTGGCATCCACATAGTATCTAACAACTTTCGTTAAtaagaagggtatttttgaaccAATAGTTTGACGGAAGAGTAGTTTTGagccgaaatatagtttaaggataAATTTGAGCTATTTCGAATCgtttaagaatatttttgatcattttccGTTGTTTTTAAGTCATGAATAGCGTTTCCATAACCTAAGGGGCCCAAGTGTATGCTAGTAGGCCTAAAACCTCACTTCCCCAACCTTGGTATTTCTCCCAGACCGTTTAAACCCCCCGCCGTAATCACCGTCTCCGGCGCCGTTACAAAGTCCAGGCAGAAGTTCTTATGCTATAAGATTCTGTAATCATGAGGTGCTTTAATCGATTTATCAATCATTCGCTGTCTCGCCGTTCTAGAACTATTTCCACATGTCAAACACCTTATGTGCATTCACGAATTCCACAGTCcaagattcaaaatttatcCAAAACCCATTTCTACAGCTTCACTAAACCGTTAATTAGTTCAAATTTCACAACATCAGCTCAGGAGTCGAAGCCGGTTCCATCCGAGAGAGTATCTGCGATAGTCGATGAGATTTCGGGTCTAACGTTGCTGGAAGTATCGGATTTGGGGGAGGTCCTAAGGAAGAAAATGGGTATTGAAGAGATGCCTGTAATGGCAATGATGATGCCCGGAATGGGATTTAGTGCTGGAGGGATGAAGGGAAAGGGTGCAGGAGCTGCGGGAAAGACGGAAGAGAAGGCGGAGAAGACTGTGTTTGATTTGAAGCTTGAAGGGGGATTCGATGCCGGGGCAAAGATTAAGATTATCAAGGAAGTGAGATCTTTTACTGATCTGGGACTCAAGGAGGCTAAGGATTTGGTGGAAAAGGCTCCAGCTAGTTTGAAGAAAGGGGTTACGAAAGAGGAGGCTGAGAAAATTATTGAGAAGATGAAAGCGGTTGGAGCCAAAGTCACTATGGAGTGAGGTAATTGTTCATGCCATTTTAATCAAAATCCTGCTAATGAATTTGAATCATGGGATGTAGTTCTTGTAATAGGGAAAGCGCCAAGGTGAATAGATGTACTGTACCAGTAGTTTAGTTTTTTTCTCTACAAATATATGGATAATTGTTATGCCTTCTGAAGCTAGACAGATCTTGGTTTCTAATTTGGTTGTGTTGTCTTGCAGTACActcataattattttatgtccTGGTCTCATATGCAACATATATCTGTTTTCtcatttgttggtcaattgATGCACTTTCTTCGATAACAATTTTGAAGCATGTCCTTCAACATCTTAATAGCATCCCACACCAAAATATAGTTAGTGCACTGCGTGGTTTGCTTGTATTTTCAGTATTCTAATGTATCTTATGAATTAGTTTAAAATTCTAGTACAAGGTACAATTGTACAAACCTCTGTAGAAGCATAAGTTGGAAATGCTGAATCTTTCTTGTATATGATACTAGGTTTTAGGTGCAAATGAATTGTTTTAGGGTGAGGGAAGGTTGAGTTTACTAGGTGTGTGTcgtcttttctttttagtactTTATGCATGAATTGCGGATCTTCCGTGGCATAATATGCTGCCTGATCGAAGATTAGTGGATTTGCTATGATCTACATTTTGTAATGTCTCTCAAAGTTTAGAAGGCTGGTTTCAGAGTTTGAGTTGTTTGAAAAAATAAGGGGCCCAGTGCACTAAGCTTTCACTATGCATAGAGTCCGGTGGTGGGTCGGAACAGATTGGGTTGATTGTATGCATCTTTACCTACTAGCACTTCTGCAAATGGCTCTTTGCACCGCTTGTACCAATAGACCTCCTGGTCACATGACGGCAACTCTTAATGTTGCACCAAGGCTATCCTTCACTTTGAAGCTCTGTTGACACATATATTTCCTGTATGTTCCTCCAGCCCATCTTGAAGACTATGAAAAGCTTCTTTATTACATACTGATTCTCTGATAAATTGTAGGGTAAAATAGTTGAAGTGGATTCGACATATTGTGAATATGGTTTTCAGTACAACCTATGTACACAAATGTTaccttcacaaaaaaaaaaaaattgttgaagggGACTGGCAGAATAGAAATGAATGGGAAAATGTTCTCAGTTTTCCAAGtgggagaattttttttttttgaacattggtaaagttgtattcttcagcattaaggacaTGCTGGCCACCTTCAAAAATTTACGGCCCTAACCAAAATTACAAGCTCCCTATTAATTCTATAATTTGATCTGCATCTTCTATACAGAGTTGTGGGAGAATTTAAGTGACTATTGACTTCACTGTGCATTTTCCCTTGTTTGATCTTCTATAACCAAAAAGGTAGTACTTCTGTTTGATTAGTTTTACCCAGCATGTAGCTGATCTTTACTAGTATTAATTTGTCAGTGTctatataatttgatttggtCAACAAAAGTTATATCTTTTCTTTAGGAGAGCGCTATGTGAAAGGTTTAATTATCTCGTAATTAGTTATTTATGTATCTGCTTGTTGTGAATAACATCTACTAACCTGCAAACTGTAGATACTTAATACTACGATATGTAGTCCCTTGGAGGTTTAACCTTCATCTATCTCAAACTGTATGAGATGGAATGGAATTGTGTCATCTTCACCTCTCTCTATTTGAAGATGAGATGACataattttgtctttttttttgtattaagtaacaatttatcATTCTTGTTTTGGGACAGAGAAGGAAATGCCCTTCTTTCTTACTAAAGCTTACCTATCTTTTGTGTGCTTGTACAGATCCGTTGATTGTATTTTTGCAACAAAGATTGGGAGCTAACAGGTCATGACTTTGTAACAGAATCTGCATTTGGTGATTGGGAGGTTCATGGTTACTGAGCATGCATTAACCAGCTCAAAGGCTAGCTTTTCTGTTTTGAAAATAAAGGAGACGGTGACGCTCCTAGGACATTGTAGAGCTATTTGGTTGAGAACTGACATCTTATAATGAATTCACGTTGTTATAGGTATGATAGATAGTGAGCTGAAAAAGCTATGGTATATTTTGCAACCATGGATTAGTTTCCCATCCAGTTAGATCAGTTTGTACTCTTTTAATTATCTAGGATACAGTTGGTTTGAGATTATCATGACAAGGTTGACACACATAGTGAACAAAGCTGGACTTGTCCGATTCTAATTCACATTTCAAGCTAATGAATTaatgtttttgttttagttCCTACCAGAACAATAACTCACATCAGTGACATTAAACTGAAAATCATACTAACTTGTTTTAGACGGTAGATATCATTTGGATGATGACCTAATTGtttaaaagattatttattattacaGTATATAAAACTTCAAACTCTTAGTTCCGCACCAAAACAAGTTTCTCTTGTTGTTGGAAGTAAAAAAATTCGACTGAAATTGTGATGCAAGTATTTGGTTTATTTTCCGTCCTACGAAGAATAATCTGACAAAGATCCAACGTTTGTTTAAAGATTCTATATTTGGCATGGTACATTTTGGCGTCTATCTAATTGGATACAAGATGAAAGCAGAAAACAATTTCCTTCGTACCGAACACACCCTTAGTCACTGGCCGACTTCAATTACTTCACGCAGTAAGATGTACAtgcaacacaaaaataaaaatgtgtacTTGGTATGTCATAGACTATATTTAAGAGGAAATTATTTTCTGATGTTTGATATGACGGAAAAatcaaaagggggaaaatgaGATTTCATTGTACTAGTAATaatcttaatttttaaattcatattgCTTGTTTATTCTAACCAAACAAACACCAGACGAAAAATATCTGCTTATAATATACCAAACAGTGCTCTAAGAAGAAAACAAGAGGAAGTAACAAGTGAtcgatgaaattgaagtttttgagCTTAGTCGATGAGAACATTCACTTCAAAGCACAGACATAGGGGCATTCTGATAACGCCAATTGACATGCTTTGTATCAAACATTTGGGAAAACAACATCAGCAAATTATTATATATctctattatattattatccAATAGCGTTAGTAATTCACTAAGTCTGTGTACTCTTGGAAAAATACAATAAGTAAACATTAATATTCCAAGAACAAAATACAATCTTTTTAATACATCAGGTGCGCAACTGCGCAAACAGCATATTCTCCATATTAATATATACTATCAAATTACCTAAAAAATAGCAACGTAACATATACGTGCAGGGATGGAGGTAGATGCAATAGCTTTTGCTTAAAGTaccatatgtatttgtattaggaaattcaataattaaatatgtacaaataCTTAAGCGAACATATCAATAACTAAGATGAGCTATGAATTTGATGATAAGTTCAGAACTCATAAGTATCAAATATTGGTGGCTCCTGACTTCTGTTGTGTATGTGACCATCCATAATACATAAAATGTTGAATCagtaacttaaaaaataaagcaCGCAGTGAATTACTTACTACAACATGTTATATAAAATGTTATGGATAGTTTCAAGATGGGTAGAGGCAGATCGAAGAAGTATTACAAAGAGATGATTAGATTGTACATGATGTAATTTTAGTTTACCAGAGACGTGAGCGTAGATAAGAGGTTGTGAAGGGCACGGATTAGGGTAGAAGATTAGTATGTAGTAGTCTAGTAGAGCATTGTCTTGTTTATCCTTCCATACTAGTAGTCGTAGCATAACTCTTGTAGTTTCATTGCATTCAACTCCAATTACAGTTTGTTGTTTTTTGTACTTCGACTAtaacattattttgttgtaattaCTACTAGTCAGAATGATTTATCATGCTTTCTATTGTATTTTATCATGACTTCTTCACTTCCGTTATTTCCCTCCTTTGGATTATTTTTTCCTTGAGCCGATGGTCTATCGAAAACAATCTCTCAACTTCCAAAGTAGGgataaggtctgcgtacaaTTTATTCTTCTCAAACTTGCTTTGTTGGATtacactgaatatattattgttgtaatataaagttgaattctattaaaaaaacttatttcttGATTCTAGGGTCCCTTATATAAAGCACCAACTAGTTAGATGTTTAATATCTTCAGAGAATTAAGGAAAgaacaaaaccaaaaaaatggtGCAATTTATTCCACATATTGTAGCTATACCTTATCCAGCACAAGGCCATGTTCTTCCATTAATGGAACTTTCCTTATGGTTAATCAAAGAGCTTGGTTGCAAAATCACTTTTGTTAACTCTGaattcaatcataaaagagtgATCAAGTCATTATCCGAAAACGATAACGTACAAGACAAGATAAGTTTAATTTCAATCCCAGATGGATTAGAACCTCATGAAGACAGAACAGACCTTAAAAAGTTAACAGAATCAATTAATGAAGTTATGCCTGGGAAACTTATGGAAGTCATTAATATGATTAATAGTAATGACTCACAAATTTCATGTGTTATAGCTGATGAGAATATGGGATGGGCATTGGAAGTTGCTGCAAAATTGAACATTAGAAGCGCTGCATTCTGGCCTGCTGCTGCTGCTACGCTAGCGTCTTTATTTAGCGTGTCGAAACTCATTGATGATGGAATCATAGATAAAGATGGTGAGCTACGTCCTTTCTCTAACAGCTTAAGTTTTTTCATCGCACTTTAATACTTTACATCACGAAAGCCTATAATTAGACGTTTGTTGCGGGATATTCTGTTTATAATTAATCGAAGTATGTTTGAATAATTACAAATGACGAAGAATGAATCTATATTTGTGCACGGAAGGAAGTTGTGAGTATCTATCTAATTTAGTTGTATGATCTTTAACAAAATTTGCATTTCAGGAGCTATATTGAGGGCAGAGGGGATTAAGCTATCACCAAACATGCCCATGATGAATCCATCAGACTTTACATGGGCTACATTCCCTGATCCAGCAATGAGGAAAATGA
The Solanum stenotomum isolate F172 chromosome 12, ASM1918654v1, whole genome shotgun sequence DNA segment above includes these coding regions:
- the LOC125846500 gene encoding uncharacterized protein LOC125846500 — protein: MRCFNRFINHSLSRRSRTISTCQTPYVHSRIPQSKIQNLSKTHFYSFTKPLISSNFTTSAQESKPVPSERVSAIVDEISGLTLLEVSDLGEVLRKKMGIEEMPVMAMMMPGMGFSAGGMKGKGAGAAGKTEEKAEKTVFDLKLEGGFDAGAKIKIIKEVRSFTDLGLKEAKDLVEKAPASLKKGVTKEEAEKIIEKMKAVGAKVTME